A single genomic interval of Persephonella atlantica harbors:
- the secA gene encoding preprotein translocase subunit SecA — protein MIGYVFKKIFGTKNEREIKKIRPIVEKVNQLEKQFDQLSNKEIREKSLKLIERVRSDKQLSDAITQGEIVDILPEAFALVKEAAKRTLGLRPFDVQLIGAVALHKGNVAEMKTGEGKTLVASISIYLNALTGKGVHLVTVNDYLAKRDAVWMGSIYKFLGLDVGVINTNHQSFIVEWVDEEKFNEAIEKDMRVWPKGYEGELLPSELYNIEARKNFFTHAVEAERRQAYEADITYGTNNEFGFDYLRDNMVFSIEQVVQVKGHHYAIVDEVDSILIDEARTPLIISGPSGEDVSIYYTADAFVKTLVKDEDFIVDEKNKTAVLTEKGAEKAEKYFNLENLYDPKNIDILHAITQSLRANSLFHRDVDYVVKDGQVIIVDEFTGRLMPGRRWSDGLHQAIEAKEGVKIEAENQTLASITFQNYFRMYDKLAGMTGTAETEAEEFKEIYGLDVLVIPTNKPVIRKDYPDLVYKTKKEKFDAAIKEIEQLHKQGRPILVGTASIETSEHLSALLKKKGIKHHVLNAKHHEKEAEIIAQAGRIGAVTIATNMAGRGTDILLGGNPEFLAKEILKKKGLTPEEATEEQFKEALKEAQKITAEEKKKVVELGGLAVIGTERHESRRIDNQLRGRAGRQGDPGSSRFYLSLEDDLLRLFGGDKLKNLMDRLKIPDGEPIESSMVTKAIENAQKRIEGQNFQIRKRLLEFDDVMNKQRQVIYSLRRDILEGINLKEELKQWLYDVGLFYIDKYAPAEEYQEKWDLDELEKTFKEWLNIEIKIPRDREWDRKELEDFIFSEVEKVYARKEEYYGSGLMREFERYITLQVLDNLWKEHLHLLDRLRESVYLRGYAQRDPLVEYKKESFNLFEDMLFRMKQHTLEYLFKTEITSEEQVEEEKKKLEEETQKLLEEAQLSTEEEEAKKKKKKKKLIKYKNRVERRKKKKSK, from the coding sequence ATGATTGGATATGTGTTTAAAAAGATTTTTGGAACAAAAAATGAGAGGGAAATAAAAAAGATAAGACCTATTGTAGAAAAGGTTAACCAGTTAGAAAAGCAGTTTGACCAGTTATCAAACAAGGAAATAAGAGAAAAAAGCCTGAAGCTGATTGAAAGAGTCAGGTCAGATAAACAGCTAAGTGATGCTATAACACAGGGGGAGATTGTTGATATCCTGCCTGAAGCTTTTGCTCTTGTGAAAGAAGCAGCAAAAAGAACACTGGGGCTTAGACCTTTTGATGTTCAGCTGATCGGTGCTGTTGCTCTCCACAAGGGAAATGTGGCAGAGATGAAAACAGGTGAAGGTAAAACTCTCGTTGCATCTATATCTATATACCTTAATGCTCTTACAGGAAAAGGTGTTCACCTTGTTACAGTCAACGATTATCTTGCAAAAAGGGATGCCGTCTGGATGGGTTCTATATACAAATTTTTAGGACTGGACGTTGGGGTTATAAACACAAACCACCAGTCTTTCATAGTAGAGTGGGTAGATGAAGAAAAATTTAATGAAGCTATAGAAAAAGATATGAGAGTATGGCCAAAAGGATATGAAGGAGAGCTTTTGCCTTCAGAGCTTTACAACATTGAAGCAAGGAAAAACTTCTTTACACATGCTGTAGAAGCAGAAAGAAGGCAGGCTTATGAAGCAGATATAACTTACGGAACAAACAACGAGTTTGGGTTTGACTATCTGAGAGACAACATGGTCTTTTCTATAGAACAGGTTGTTCAGGTAAAAGGGCATCACTATGCGATAGTTGACGAAGTTGATTCAATACTTATTGATGAAGCAAGAACACCTCTGATTATTTCAGGACCTTCAGGGGAAGACGTTTCTATCTACTACACAGCAGATGCCTTTGTTAAAACACTTGTAAAAGATGAAGACTTTATTGTTGATGAGAAAAACAAAACAGCTGTTTTAACAGAAAAAGGAGCAGAGAAGGCAGAAAAATACTTTAATCTTGAAAACCTTTATGATCCTAAAAATATAGACATACTTCACGCTATCACCCAGTCTCTCAGAGCAAACTCTCTGTTCCACAGGGATGTTGATTATGTTGTGAAAGATGGTCAGGTAATTATTGTTGACGAGTTTACCGGCAGACTTATGCCCGGTAGAAGATGGTCTGATGGTCTCCATCAGGCAATAGAGGCAAAAGAAGGGGTAAAAATAGAAGCAGAGAACCAGACCCTTGCATCCATAACATTCCAGAACTACTTCAGAATGTACGACAAGTTAGCTGGTATGACAGGAACAGCAGAAACAGAAGCAGAAGAGTTTAAGGAGATATATGGACTTGACGTTCTTGTTATACCTACAAACAAACCTGTTATCAGAAAGGACTACCCGGACCTTGTTTACAAAACAAAAAAAGAAAAGTTTGATGCTGCCATAAAAGAGATTGAACAGCTCCACAAACAGGGAAGACCTATACTTGTTGGAACGGCATCTATTGAGACATCTGAGCATCTGTCGGCACTCCTGAAGAAAAAAGGCATAAAACATCACGTTCTGAACGCTAAGCACCACGAGAAGGAAGCGGAAATAATAGCGCAGGCTGGAAGAATTGGAGCTGTTACTATAGCCACAAACATGGCAGGAAGAGGAACAGACATTCTTCTTGGTGGAAACCCTGAATTTTTGGCAAAAGAGATACTGAAGAAAAAAGGTTTAACACCAGAAGAAGCAACAGAAGAACAGTTTAAAGAAGCATTAAAAGAAGCCCAGAAGATAACAGCAGAAGAAAAGAAAAAGGTTGTTGAGCTTGGAGGACTTGCTGTAATAGGAACAGAAAGACACGAATCAAGAAGAATAGATAATCAGCTTAGAGGTAGAGCTGGAAGACAGGGAGACCCCGGTTCTTCAAGATTTTATCTTTCCCTTGAAGATGACCTTCTCAGACTGTTTGGCGGAGACAAACTAAAGAATCTGATGGACAGACTGAAAATTCCTGATGGAGAGCCAATAGAAAGCTCAATGGTAACAAAGGCTATAGAAAATGCTCAGAAAAGAATAGAGGGTCAGAACTTCCAGATAAGAAAGAGACTGCTTGAATTTGACGATGTAATGAACAAACAGAGACAGGTTATATACTCTCTCAGAAGAGACATATTAGAGGGAATAAATCTGAAGGAAGAGCTAAAGCAGTGGCTTTACGATGTGGGACTGTTTTACATAGATAAGTATGCTCCAGCAGAAGAATATCAGGAAAAATGGGATTTAGACGAACTGGAAAAAACATTTAAAGAATGGCTCAACATTGAGATAAAAATCCCAAGGGATAGAGAATGGGACAGAAAAGAACTTGAAGATTTTATTTTCTCTGAGGTAGAAAAGGTTTACGCCAGAAAAGAAGAATATTACGGCTCTGGCTTGATGAGAGAATTTGAAAGATACATAACACTGCAGGTTTTAGATAATCTGTGGAAGGAACACCTCCATCTGTTGGACAGACTGAGAGAGAGTGTTTACCTGAGGGGATACGCCCAGAGAGACCCATTAGTTGAGTATAAGAAAGAGTCGTTTAATCTGTTTGAGGACATGCTCTTTAGAATGAAACAGCATACATTAGAGTATCTTTTTAAAACAGAAATAACATCAGAAGAACAGGTTGAAGAGGAAAAGAAAAAATTAGAAGAAGAAACTCAAAAACTGTTAGAAGAAGCTCAGCTCTCAACAGAAGAAGAGGAAGCAAAGAAAAAGAAGAAAAAGAAAAAACTGATAAAATACAAAAACAGAGTAGAAAGGAGAAAAAAGAAAAAGTCTAAATAA
- a CDS encoding protoglobin domain-containing protein, protein MENFEQIKRDFEFRDDDVRNILRLKPVMEKYKEEFIERFYKFIFRFPEAGRYLKSEEIVKRHQDKLREWYDDLFSGRYDYSYFAKLYRIGEKHVEIGLPTHYVNASFNFIRRFFIEKINQEFGLSEERNQLVASIGKLLDINLDVLTAAYREEELSRYQIMSKFEKTLFVTAKKFSEMLDFALVGALILVSFFVLGLFVYDIYQLVFGIVPIDKGILMTLGTLLVLWAVSELMQEEIKHLKGGGFAIGAFIGVALAAVIRKILIVSLSAEKALELLSYGAIVLALGIVYWLLMNKKV, encoded by the coding sequence ATGGAAAACTTTGAGCAGATAAAGAGAGATTTTGAGTTTAGGGATGACGACGTTAGAAATATTCTGAGACTAAAACCTGTAATGGAAAAGTACAAGGAAGAGTTCATAGAGAGATTTTATAAATTTATATTTAGGTTTCCTGAAGCAGGTAGATACCTAAAATCAGAAGAGATAGTCAAAAGGCATCAGGACAAACTTAGGGAATGGTATGATGACCTGTTTTCAGGAAGATATGATTACTCCTATTTTGCGAAGCTCTACAGAATAGGTGAAAAGCATGTGGAGATAGGACTGCCAACCCATTATGTGAATGCATCTTTTAACTTTATCAGGAGATTTTTTATAGAGAAAATAAATCAGGAATTCGGTCTTTCTGAAGAGAGAAACCAGCTTGTTGCTTCTATTGGAAAACTTTTAGACATAAATCTTGATGTTCTGACAGCAGCTTATAGGGAAGAGGAGCTCAGCCGATACCAGATAATGTCAAAGTTTGAAAAAACCCTTTTTGTAACAGCCAAAAAGTTTTCTGAAATGCTGGATTTTGCCCTTGTAGGAGCATTGATATTAGTTTCTTTCTTTGTTTTAGGACTTTTTGTTTACGACATTTACCAGCTTGTTTTTGGTATTGTTCCGATAGATAAGGGGATACTGATGACTTTGGGAACACTCCTTGTTCTGTGGGCAGTTTCTGAGCTGATGCAGGAAGAGATTAAGCACCTGAAAGGTGGGGGCTTTGCTATTGGTGCGTTTATCGGTGTTGCCCTTGCTGCTGTAATCAGGAAAATACTTATAGTTTCCCTTTCTGCTGAAAAAGCCCTTGAACTTCTCAGTTATGGAGCTATAGTGTTAGCTCTTGGAATAGTTTACTGGCTACTGATGAACAAAAAAGTATAA
- a CDS encoding IGHMBP2 family helicase, which produces MKLKFKDRYEYSLYWERYVNLEREAEKQFHLSEITSLSGKERQKKGRAVLGLKAVFIGTIVGDFLVYRFYRDDMPDHQINVGDVVLVSRKHPLRDGIEGTVFEKGKNFITVVFSQRLPQGKKWRIDLFVNDITFKRMLSSLEFFEKGYSLFDEKVVLGRKKPHFCEEEVEIENKKLNQFQREAVKRAVCSKELFLIHGPPGTGKTTTLIEVIIQHIKKGYRILATADSNTAVDNIVEGLIKRGVNVVRIGHPARLKKELLDVSIDAKAEAHPQYAKIREIENKIRKLRSYQENYRKPTPQLRRGLSYDEILKYAKAGKKVRGHRLETLKSMAEWIRLQKEVQKLIKQKRNIEEEILDDIIQNADVVCATNSGAGSEFLMEDIFDVIFIDEASQSTEPSCLIPLIKGKKVVLAGDHKQLPPTVLHPDAKPLSFTMFERFIKLYPENSYMLKIQYRMNDLIKQFPSEEFYNGQLISAEEVKDRKLSDITGEKGYDPITDDTPVVFIDTEGKLLEKQKKGSRSRYNPEEAKIVEHIVEELIKIGVKKEDIGIITPYKDHEEYLKKIIQDVEVKTVDGFQGREKEVIIISLVRSNPDEEIGFLDDLRRLNVALTRAKRKLIVVGDAKTLSSNETYKKFIQFVSQKGEVIKAQELLKVDTERSISS; this is translated from the coding sequence TTGAAGCTAAAATTTAAAGACCGTTATGAATACTCCCTTTACTGGGAAAGATACGTTAACTTAGAGAGGGAAGCGGAAAAGCAGTTTCACCTTTCGGAGATAACCTCCCTGTCTGGTAAAGAGAGACAAAAAAAGGGCAGGGCTGTACTTGGACTGAAAGCTGTATTTATCGGAACAATTGTAGGAGATTTTTTGGTTTACAGGTTTTACAGAGATGACATGCCAGACCACCAGATAAATGTGGGAGATGTAGTTTTAGTCAGTAGGAAACATCCCCTCAGAGACGGCATAGAAGGAACTGTCTTTGAAAAGGGAAAAAACTTTATAACTGTTGTGTTTTCCCAGAGACTTCCTCAAGGGAAAAAATGGAGAATAGACCTGTTTGTTAATGACATAACATTTAAGAGGATGCTTAGCTCTTTAGAATTCTTTGAAAAAGGTTATTCCCTCTTTGATGAAAAAGTTGTTTTAGGCAGGAAAAAACCTCATTTTTGTGAAGAGGAAGTAGAGATTGAAAATAAAAAGCTGAACCAGTTTCAGAGGGAAGCAGTAAAAAGGGCTGTTTGCAGTAAAGAGCTTTTTCTGATACATGGACCTCCCGGAACAGGAAAAACAACAACACTTATTGAAGTGATAATCCAGCACATCAAAAAAGGCTACAGGATTTTAGCCACAGCAGACAGTAACACAGCAGTTGACAACATAGTAGAAGGTCTAATCAAAAGAGGAGTAAATGTAGTCAGAATAGGACATCCTGCAAGACTTAAAAAAGAGCTTTTAGATGTATCAATTGATGCAAAAGCCGAAGCCCATCCTCAGTACGCGAAAATCAGGGAAATAGAAAACAAGATAAGGAAACTGAGAAGTTATCAGGAAAATTACAGGAAACCTACTCCTCAGCTTAGAAGAGGTCTTTCTTATGATGAGATTTTAAAGTATGCAAAAGCAGGCAAGAAAGTAAGAGGACACAGACTTGAAACATTAAAAAGCATGGCAGAATGGATAAGGCTTCAGAAGGAAGTGCAGAAACTTATAAAACAAAAAAGAAACATAGAAGAAGAAATCTTAGACGATATTATCCAGAATGCCGATGTTGTCTGTGCTACAAACTCAGGAGCAGGCTCAGAGTTTTTGATGGAAGACATATTTGACGTTATTTTTATAGACGAAGCCTCCCAGTCTACAGAGCCTTCCTGCCTTATCCCTTTAATCAAAGGTAAAAAAGTTGTCCTCGCAGGAGACCACAAACAGCTCCCACCAACAGTTCTGCATCCAGATGCTAAACCTCTATCCTTTACAATGTTTGAAAGATTTATAAAGCTGTATCCTGAAAACTCATATATGCTGAAAATCCAGTATCGTATGAATGACCTTATAAAACAGTTCCCATCTGAGGAGTTTTACAACGGACAGCTTATATCAGCAGAAGAGGTAAAGGACAGAAAGCTCTCAGACATTACAGGGGAAAAAGGTTACGACCCTATAACAGATGATACCCCTGTTGTTTTTATAGACACAGAAGGAAAGCTGTTAGAGAAGCAGAAAAAAGGAAGCCGTTCCCGTTATAATCCAGAAGAAGCAAAGATTGTTGAGCATATAGTAGAAGAACTAATAAAAATAGGCGTAAAAAAGGAAGATATAGGAATAATAACCCCTTACAAAGACCACGAGGAGTATCTGAAAAAAATTATTCAAGATGTTGAGGTAAAGACTGTTGACGGGTTTCAGGGAAGGGAAAAGGAAGTAATCATAATATCCCTTGTTCGCTCAAATCCTGATGAAGAGATAGGGTTTTTAGACGATTTAAGAAGGCTGAATGTGGCTTTAACGAGAGCAAAAAGAAAGCTGATAGTTGTAGGAGATGCAAAGACATTGTCTTCAAACGAAACTTACAAAAAGTTTATTCAGTTTGTGTCCCAGAAAGGAGAAGTTATAAAAGCACAGGAGCTGTTAAAGGTTGATACTGAAAGGAGTATTTCTTCCTAA
- a CDS encoding YIP1 family protein, which translates to MILKGVFLPNKYLKKYISDNQSGWDYFIKYALTFGLIGPVLSFYSLTTQMKYSIGKAFLYSVTTYFMDLLVVLVFSYLVFRFLKKDFHRVLKMYIIVNIPIWLSDIFDIYQPLRILSNVGLIYSFYILYKGLESIDLKKKFIILSVFHLVLYVINAVLSEIIATNPVLLKLLQK; encoded by the coding sequence TTGATACTGAAAGGAGTATTTCTTCCTAATAAATATCTGAAAAAATATATAAGTGATAATCAGTCTGGCTGGGATTACTTTATAAAATATGCCCTTACATTTGGCTTGATTGGTCCTGTCTTATCCTTTTACAGTCTCACAACCCAGATGAAATATAGCATAGGAAAAGCTTTTTTATATTCTGTAACTACTTATTTTATGGATTTATTAGTTGTTCTGGTTTTTTCGTACCTTGTTTTTAGATTTTTAAAAAAAGATTTTCACAGAGTTTTAAAAATGTATATTATCGTTAACATTCCCATATGGCTGTCAGACATTTTTGATATTTACCAGCCGTTAAGGATTTTGAGTAATGTTGGCCTTATTTACAGTTTTTATATTCTCTATAAAGGTTTAGAAAGCATAGATTTAAAGAAAAAATTTATTATTCTTTCTGTTTTCCATCTTGTTTTATATGTAATAAATGCAGTTTTATCTGAAATAATAGCAACCAATCCAGTATTACTGAAACTTTTACAAAAATAA
- the cas2 gene encoding CRISPR-associated endonuclease Cas2 has translation MFVILVYDINEKRVQKIHKICKKYLTPVQNSVFEGNITQATLRILKDELKEIMDENEDSVLIYKFRTKKYYDRESIGIKKPSHEDLFL, from the coding sequence ATGTTCGTTATTTTGGTCTATGATATAAATGAAAAGAGAGTTCAAAAAATACACAAAATATGCAAAAAGTATTTAACACCAGTTCAAAATAGTGTGTTTGAAGGGAATATTACGCAGGCAACACTGAGAATTCTGAAAGATGAGCTTAAAGAGATAATGGATGAAAATGAAGACAGCGTTTTGATATACAAATTCAGAACAAAAAAATATTATGATAGGGAAAGTATAGGAATAAAGAAGCCTTCCCACGAGGATTTATTTTTGTAA
- the cas1b gene encoding type I-B CRISPR-associated endonuclease Cas1b, which produces MKKAIYIFNDGQLKRKDNTLIFIKENEEKRVIPVNAVSEIHVFGELDLNKRVLEFLTSNKIPVYFYNYYGYYIGSYYPRDHLNSGMIILKQAQFYLKKEERMFLAKSFVYGAVANILKNLNYYKKSKEEYIKPFIEEIEEKSKEIDKKEDIPSLMALEGDIRKKYYEAFNVILNIGDFFFDKRTKRPPENPLNALISFGNSLIYTTILSQIYRTHLDPRIGYLHETNHRSFSLNLDLAEIFKPVIVDRVIFSLINKNQIQLKHFEEDIDFAYLNEKGKQIFIRAFEEKLNTTIKYKNLGKVSYRKLIRLECYKLYKHFFGEQIYQPFIANW; this is translated from the coding sequence TTGAAGAAAGCAATATATATTTTTAACGACGGACAGCTTAAAAGGAAAGATAATACACTAATTTTTATAAAAGAAAATGAGGAAAAGAGAGTAATTCCTGTAAATGCAGTCTCTGAAATACACGTTTTCGGTGAGTTAGACCTGAATAAGAGGGTTTTAGAATTTCTGACCAGCAATAAAATTCCTGTTTATTTCTACAATTACTACGGCTATTACATCGGAAGCTATTATCCAAGGGATCATCTAAACTCTGGAATGATAATTTTAAAACAGGCACAGTTTTATCTAAAAAAAGAAGAAAGAATGTTTTTGGCAAAAAGTTTTGTTTATGGAGCAGTGGCAAACATTCTTAAAAATCTAAACTATTACAAAAAATCTAAAGAAGAGTATATAAAACCTTTTATTGAAGAAATTGAAGAAAAATCAAAAGAGATTGATAAAAAAGAAGATATTCCATCTTTAATGGCATTAGAAGGGGATATTAGAAAAAAGTATTATGAGGCCTTTAATGTAATTTTAAACATTGGAGATTTCTTTTTTGATAAAAGAACCAAAAGACCTCCAGAAAACCCTCTGAATGCTCTTATTAGTTTTGGGAACTCTCTGATTTATACGACGATTCTTTCACAGATTTACAGAACTCACCTTGACCCGCGAATTGGATATCTGCACGAAACAAACCACAGAAGCTTTAGCCTAAACCTTGATTTGGCAGAGATTTTCAAGCCAGTAATTGTAGATAGGGTTATTTTTTCTCTCATAAATAAAAATCAAATCCAGCTTAAGCATTTTGAGGAAGATATTGATTTCGCTTATCTAAACGAGAAAGGAAAGCAGATTTTCATTAGAGCTTTTGAAGAAAAACTAAACACCACTATAAAATACAAAAATTTAGGTAAAGTTTCTTACAGAAAATTAATAAGACTAGAATGTTATAAGCTTTATAAGCATTTTTTTGGAGAGCAGATTTATCAACCATTTATAGCTAACTGGTGA